A window of the Rhodoferax sp. GW822-FHT02A01 genome harbors these coding sequences:
- a CDS encoding adenosylcobinamide amidohydrolase, translating into MSTDNINTIPGIIVYQRTDVIHVQSQRILTTLSSSFSGGGFNRVRHILNASVGENFCSETPQIDLHAIAARCGVTTPYVGLLTAVPMRKLRMVFTREEALRVGVLVTAGVGNASSAGISKPFLSSPGTINIIVLLDAKLTRAAMVNAIITVTEAKSAVLNELGVRTSGGDLATGTSTDTVTIAMTGLGTSMQYAGPATTIGWLTAKSVREALRESLMAT; encoded by the coding sequence GTGTCCACCGATAATATCAACACAATCCCTGGCATTATTGTCTACCAACGAACTGATGTCATTCACGTTCAGAGTCAAAGAATTTTGACAACACTATCTTCTTCATTCTCAGGAGGAGGTTTCAATCGGGTTCGCCATATCCTCAATGCCAGTGTGGGCGAGAACTTTTGCTCAGAAACACCTCAGATCGACTTGCATGCCATTGCCGCGCGATGCGGAGTCACGACTCCATATGTTGGTCTCCTAACAGCGGTACCAATGCGCAAGCTACGAATGGTATTTACGCGCGAAGAAGCGTTGCGCGTCGGAGTACTGGTTACGGCGGGCGTTGGCAATGCCAGCAGCGCAGGCATCTCGAAGCCATTTTTGTCTTCTCCAGGCACGATCAATATCATCGTGCTGCTTGATGCAAAACTCACTCGTGCAGCCATGGTGAATGCAATAATTACCGTAACCGAAGCCAAGTCGGCTGTTCTGAATGAACTGGGTGTTCGTACATCGGGTGGAGACCTAGCCACTGGTACGTCTACTGATACTGTCACTATTGCCATGACAGGTCTTGGTACTTCAATGCAGTATGCAGGCCCCGCCACTACTATTGGGTGGCTAACAGCTAAGAGCGTGCGAGAGGCGTTGCGCGAATCGCTGATGGCCACATAA
- a CDS encoding trypsin-like peptidase domain-containing protein has protein sequence MDVTESNVPAEPLSDAGGDSFAHEKWHTRVLADAKVARIRRGHWRLALRSILPVVALLCVVVGAQYWRTTQLVNQLNAADRQVAVVSEELRRLRSESPLRSEMDVLRDTVKRNLDGESARVDAIESGSLAPVVAQVSASVGLIQGRFVLIHPTSGKPVRVRMALGKPMRDSDGSPRLTISGMGPVYVSTFMGTFFVIDQHGSLLTNRHVALPWENGIAEKAMKELGVKPVMLEMRGFLPGQENPFEVMTLTVDSHDLALLRGSGAALSVSPLPLAKKNPLPGDVALLFGYPTGIHALIARAGDEFLARLENVPNLDDGRALEILAKVGLVKPLVSRGIIAQTTDAAIAYDAQTTGGGSGGPVVNLRGEVVAVNRAVLQNFTGSNIGVPIEVVSELLKQTSNATIEIHEDSPKIPHVNSK, from the coding sequence ATGGACGTCACTGAATCAAATGTTCCCGCAGAGCCTTTAAGTGATGCAGGCGGAGACTCCTTTGCACATGAAAAATGGCATACCAGAGTTCTTGCAGACGCGAAGGTGGCAAGAATCAGACGAGGCCACTGGCGCCTCGCTTTACGAAGTATTCTTCCTGTCGTTGCTCTGCTATGTGTAGTAGTGGGCGCGCAATATTGGCGCACGACGCAGTTGGTAAACCAACTCAATGCAGCGGACCGACAAGTTGCGGTAGTGAGTGAGGAGCTGCGCCGCTTGCGAAGTGAAAGCCCACTGCGTAGCGAAATGGATGTTCTACGAGACACGGTTAAACGCAATTTGGACGGTGAGTCTGCGCGCGTAGATGCAATTGAGAGTGGCTCATTGGCTCCGGTAGTAGCCCAGGTGAGTGCATCGGTGGGCCTCATTCAAGGACGGTTTGTATTGATTCACCCAACCAGTGGAAAACCGGTTCGCGTACGTATGGCTCTTGGAAAACCAATGCGCGACAGTGACGGTAGCCCACGATTGACCATTTCGGGCATGGGGCCCGTGTATGTTTCCACTTTCATGGGAACGTTCTTTGTGATCGATCAACATGGGTCGTTGCTGACAAACCGCCATGTAGCATTGCCTTGGGAAAACGGCATTGCAGAAAAGGCTATGAAAGAGCTTGGGGTAAAACCCGTCATGCTTGAAATGCGCGGCTTTTTGCCGGGACAGGAAAACCCTTTTGAAGTCATGACACTAACGGTGGATTCGCACGATTTGGCCCTCTTACGTGGCAGTGGTGCTGCACTGTCAGTGTCGCCTTTACCGCTGGCAAAGAAAAATCCCTTGCCTGGTGATGTGGCGCTGCTGTTTGGTTACCCGACAGGCATACACGCGTTGATAGCACGTGCAGGCGATGAGTTCTTAGCGAGACTGGAAAACGTCCCCAATCTGGACGATGGCCGTGCACTCGAAATCTTGGCTAAAGTTGGCTTAGTGAAACCCTTGGTAAGTCGCGGCATCATTGCGCAGACAACCGATGCAGCTATCGCGTATGACGCGCAGACGACTGGCGGTGGGAGTGGGGGGCCGGTAGTGAACTTGCGCGGAGAGGTCGTCGCTGTCAATCGTGCGGTATTGCAAAATTTCACCGGTTCCAACATCGGCGTACCTATAGAGGTGGTATCTGAATTGCTAAAACAGACATCAAATGCGACGATCGAAATCCATGAAGATAGTCCGAAAATCCCACACGTGAATTCCAAATAG